Proteins from a single region of Bradyrhizobium diazoefficiens:
- a CDS encoding ABC transporter substrate-binding protein translates to MHKLIAAVAAGLAIAATSGAAQAQISDNVVKLGVLTDMSSLYADATGKGSLAAVEMAVADYGGKVAGVPIQIVSADHQNKPDVGVNIARNWYDNEKVDAILDVPTSSVALPISALTREKNKINLNSGGGSSDITGVACSPNTVHWTYDTYALSNVAGKAMVKRGEDTWFFVTADYAFGQALERDAANVVKESGGKVLGEVRHPLNSSDFSSFLLQAQASKAKVVALANAGGDTTNALKQAAEFGLTQGGQKMIALLMEITDVHALGAKATQGLIITDAFYWDTNEETRAFSKRFNEKVGHMPTMIQAGLYSATMHYLKAIEAIKTDEAPKVMEQMRKTPVNDFFAKNGKIRIDGRMVHDMYLFEVKKPEESKGEWDLYKLIATVPGDEAFRPLDKGGCPLVK, encoded by the coding sequence ATGCATAAACTCATCGCCGCGGTCGCGGCCGGTCTCGCCATCGCCGCCACATCGGGCGCGGCGCAGGCGCAGATTTCCGACAACGTCGTCAAGCTCGGCGTGCTCACGGACATGTCGAGCCTTTACGCCGACGCGACCGGCAAGGGCTCGCTGGCCGCTGTCGAGATGGCGGTCGCCGATTACGGCGGCAAGGTCGCGGGGGTGCCGATCCAGATCGTTTCCGCCGACCACCAGAACAAGCCTGACGTCGGCGTCAACATTGCCCGCAACTGGTACGACAACGAGAAGGTGGACGCGATCCTCGACGTGCCGACATCTTCGGTGGCGCTGCCGATCTCGGCGCTGACGCGCGAGAAGAACAAGATCAACCTCAATTCCGGCGGCGGCTCCTCCGACATCACCGGCGTCGCCTGCTCGCCCAACACCGTGCACTGGACCTACGACACCTACGCGCTGTCGAACGTCGCCGGCAAGGCGATGGTCAAGCGCGGCGAGGACACCTGGTTCTTTGTCACCGCCGACTACGCCTTCGGCCAGGCGCTCGAGCGCGACGCCGCCAATGTCGTAAAGGAGAGCGGCGGCAAGGTACTCGGCGAAGTCCGCCATCCGCTCAACTCATCGGACTTCTCGTCCTTCCTGCTGCAGGCCCAGGCCTCCAAGGCCAAGGTGGTCGCGCTGGCGAATGCCGGCGGCGACACCACCAACGCGTTGAAGCAGGCGGCCGAGTTCGGCCTGACCCAGGGCGGCCAGAAGATGATCGCGCTGTTGATGGAGATCACCGACGTTCACGCGCTCGGCGCCAAAGCGACGCAGGGCCTCATCATCACCGACGCGTTCTATTGGGACACCAATGAGGAGACCCGGGCCTTCTCCAAACGCTTCAACGAGAAGGTCGGCCACATGCCGACCATGATCCAGGCCGGCCTCTATTCGGCGACTATGCATTATCTGAAGGCGATCGAGGCCATCAAGACCGATGAGGCGCCGAAGGTGATGGAGCAGATGCGCAAGACGCCGGTCAACGACTTCTTCGCCAAGAACGGCAAGATCCGCATCGACGGCCGCATGGTCCACGACATGTATCTGTTCGAAGTGAAGAAGCCGGAAGAATCCAAGGGCGAGTGGGACCTCTACAAGCTGATCGCCACCGTGCCCGGCGACGAAGCCTTCCGCCCGCTCGACAAGGGCGGCTGCCCGCTGGTGAAGTAG
- a CDS encoding PRC-barrel domain-containing protein — protein MLMKSIAAGLAGTALLATAAFAQTPPASTADKAPTAATTTTTSASGEWRASKMAGVKVYNDANENIGSINDLLMDKSGNVKIAVIGVGGFLGMGEHLVAVPYDKLKFVNEAVAYTGTSANPNAKPPATTTTGAATGTDKTATTTSSSSSKWYPDHAVFNATKDQLKNMPEFKYSE, from the coding sequence ATGTTGATGAAATCGATCGCCGCCGGCCTGGCCGGCACGGCCTTGCTTGCGACCGCTGCGTTTGCGCAAACGCCGCCGGCCTCCACCGCGGACAAGGCGCCAACCGCGGCCACGACCACCACAACGAGCGCATCGGGCGAATGGCGCGCCTCGAAGATGGCGGGCGTGAAGGTTTATAATGACGCCAACGAGAATATCGGCTCGATCAACGATCTGCTGATGGACAAGAGCGGCAACGTCAAGATCGCCGTGATCGGCGTCGGCGGCTTCCTCGGCATGGGCGAGCATCTCGTCGCCGTGCCATATGACAAGCTGAAATTCGTCAACGAGGCTGTGGCCTATACCGGCACCAGCGCGAACCCGAACGCCAAGCCCCCCGCCACCACGACGACCGGCGCCGCGACCGGCACCGACAAGACCGCGACGACGACCAGCTCATCCTCGTCGAAGTGGTATCCCGATCACGCCGTGTTCAATGCGACCAAGGACCAGCTGAAGAACATGCCCGAGTTCAAGTACTCGGAGTAA
- a CDS encoding response regulator: MAIPSPNILVVEDDRETRTLIAKYLRNNSCNVTAVSDGREMSRAMADQRVDLIILDVMLPGEDGLSLCRKVRSEAQTPIIMLTARGEDVDRIVGLEMGADDYLPKPFNPRELLARINAVLRRQASAQAASSIEGASILAFEGWRIDLRLRELRNPEGARVAVTSAEFDLLRTFCERPGRVLSRDSLLDLTQGRNTGSFERSIDVLVSRIRRKIEPNPADPIIIKTVRSGGYLFTPRTEAVTTPPSN, encoded by the coding sequence ATGGCCATTCCCTCTCCCAACATCCTCGTCGTCGAGGACGACCGCGAGACCCGGACGTTGATTGCGAAATATTTGCGCAACAATTCCTGCAACGTCACCGCCGTAAGCGACGGCCGCGAGATGTCGCGCGCCATGGCCGATCAGCGCGTCGATCTCATCATCCTCGACGTCATGCTGCCCGGCGAAGACGGTCTCAGCCTGTGCCGCAAGGTGCGCTCCGAGGCGCAGACGCCGATCATCATGCTGACTGCGCGCGGCGAGGACGTCGACCGCATCGTCGGCCTCGAGATGGGCGCGGATGATTATCTGCCAAAGCCGTTCAACCCGCGCGAGCTGCTCGCCCGTATCAACGCAGTGCTGCGGCGTCAGGCCTCGGCACAGGCGGCGAGCTCGATCGAGGGCGCCTCGATCCTCGCCTTCGAAGGCTGGCGCATCGACCTGCGGCTGCGCGAGCTGCGCAATCCGGAAGGTGCGCGCGTCGCGGTGACCAGCGCCGAATTCGACCTGCTCAGGACGTTCTGCGAGCGTCCCGGCCGCGTGCTATCGCGCGACAGCCTGCTCGACCTCACGCAGGGCCGCAACACCGGCTCGTTCGAGCGCTCGATCGACGTGCTGGTCAGCCGCATCCGCCGCAAGATCGAGCCCAATCCGGCCGATCCCATCATCATCAAGACGGTGCGCTCCGGCGGTTATCTGTTTACGCCCAGAACGGAAGCGGTTACGACGCCCCCGAGCAACTGA
- a CDS encoding ATP-binding protein, with the protein MRFFHLKGIGGQIAALVLASTVTLHLVVTTAFLIGRPDRPDAPPYGAHQLIDAALLLNSVSETDRSRLLADLSRAFPRLEIETLAPGAATIVEERESQHLHGMRRHLGHGYKVVQLAPDSGTHRVGVQLPDGTVIAGWVENGPRPWFWGAPWLIALMTAFISITVLGLWAARALAMPLSSFAKAAENFSLDGAAEPLPERGPEEIRSVARALNRMHERIARLMSDRTKMLAAISHDLRTPITRLRLRAEFIEDEGNRKRMLIDLDQMRSMLESVLSLLRNDRKIEAVTLVDIASTLQLIADQFGDMGHVVHYEGPLSATAAARPDDLHRGITNLVENAVRFGAEVTIRLDVSGTNLVIDVEDDGPGISDGRKQEMLEPFVRGDDARTMDDSTGFGLGLSIARAIALAHGGELSLHDRQPHGLIVRMQLPVWQQPRLAA; encoded by the coding sequence ATGAGGTTCTTCCACCTCAAGGGCATCGGCGGGCAGATCGCCGCGCTGGTGCTGGCTTCGACCGTCACCCTCCATCTCGTCGTCACCACCGCTTTCCTGATCGGCCGGCCCGACCGCCCGGATGCGCCCCCGTACGGTGCCCATCAACTGATCGATGCCGCGCTGCTGCTCAATTCGGTGAGCGAGACCGATCGGTCGCGTCTCCTGGCCGATCTCAGCCGCGCCTTCCCCAGGCTCGAGATCGAGACGCTCGCACCGGGCGCGGCGACGATCGTCGAAGAGCGCGAAAGCCAGCACCTGCACGGCATGCGCCGCCATCTCGGCCACGGCTATAAGGTCGTGCAGCTCGCCCCCGACAGCGGCACGCACCGTGTCGGCGTGCAATTGCCCGATGGCACCGTGATCGCCGGCTGGGTCGAGAACGGCCCGCGGCCGTGGTTCTGGGGCGCGCCGTGGCTGATCGCGCTAATGACCGCCTTCATCTCTATCACCGTGCTCGGACTGTGGGCGGCGCGCGCGCTGGCGATGCCGCTGTCGTCCTTTGCCAAGGCGGCCGAGAATTTCAGCCTGGACGGCGCAGCCGAGCCGCTGCCCGAGCGCGGCCCGGAGGAGATCCGCTCGGTCGCCCGCGCGCTCAACCGCATGCATGAGCGGATCGCGCGGCTGATGTCGGATCGCACTAAAATGCTGGCGGCGATCAGCCACGATCTGCGTACCCCGATCACGCGGCTGCGCCTGCGCGCCGAGTTCATCGAGGACGAGGGCAACCGCAAGCGCATGCTGATCGATCTCGACCAGATGCGCTCGATGCTGGAAAGCGTATTGTCGCTCTTGCGCAACGACCGCAAGATCGAAGCGGTGACGCTGGTCGATATCGCCAGCACGCTGCAGCTCATCGCCGACCAGTTCGGCGACATGGGCCATGTCGTGCATTACGAGGGGCCGCTGTCCGCGACCGCCGCCGCGCGTCCCGACGATCTGCATCGCGGCATCACCAACCTCGTCGAGAACGCGGTGCGCTTCGGCGCCGAGGTGACGATCCGCCTCGATGTATCAGGCACCAACCTCGTCATCGACGTCGAGGACGACGGCCCCGGCATTTCGGATGGGCGCAAGCAGGAGATGCTGGAGCCGTTCGTGCGCGGCGACGACGCCCGCACCATGGACGATTCCACCGGCTTCGGCCTCGGCCTGTCGATCGCGCGCGCGATCGCGCTCGCCCATGGTGGCGAGCTGTCACTGCACGACCGCCAGCCGCACGGGCTGATCGTGCGGATGCAATTGCCGGTGTGGCAGCAGCCGAGGCTGGCGGCTTAA
- a CDS encoding lytic transglycosylase domain-containing protein, whose product MKILRIAALLAAGFVSSPAAFAGEAEYAEMVATHARANGVPEALVHRVIMRESRYQPGLVGHGGTIGLMQIKLATARGLGYTGDAAGLRDPNTNLTYAVKYLAGAYHAANGDHARAIRYFAGGYYYAAKRQRQEAVQQASFETSDQAWLEPNGNPQPMFGTVPHKKVAQRVRNARAQALR is encoded by the coding sequence ATGAAAATTTTACGCATCGCCGCGCTGCTCGCGGCCGGATTTGTGTCGTCACCGGCCGCCTTCGCCGGCGAGGCCGAATATGCCGAGATGGTGGCGACCCATGCGCGCGCCAACGGCGTGCCGGAGGCGCTGGTGCATCGCGTCATCATGCGCGAGAGCCGCTATCAGCCCGGTCTCGTCGGCCATGGCGGCACCATCGGGCTGATGCAGATCAAGCTCGCGACCGCCCGCGGCCTCGGCTACACCGGCGATGCCGCCGGCCTGCGCGACCCCAACACCAACCTCACCTATGCGGTGAAATACCTCGCGGGCGCCTATCACGCCGCCAATGGCGACCACGCCCGAGCCATTCGTTATTTCGCAGGCGGCTATTACTACGCCGCAAAGCGGCAGCGCCAGGAAGCCGTGCAACAGGCCAGCTTCGAGACGAGTGATCAGGCTTGGCTCGAGCCCAACGGCAACCCGCAGCCGATGTTCGGCACCGTGCCGCACAAGAAGGTGGCCCAGCGCGTCCGCAATGCGCGGGCGCAGGCGCTCAGGTAG
- a CDS encoding FAD-dependent oxidoreductase yields the protein MLQTTKRPDSPVSISPVSVIGAGIAGAWQALLFAQAGHSVTLHERGDAGMTDATSHWAGGMLAPYCEAEVAEPVISRLGLRSLDIWRRELPDTPFNGSLVVAHPRERNDFERFARMTEGHRRLDAAALAQLEPSLEGRFRDALFFPTEGHVEPRRVLPQLHERIVAAGGTIKFSSEISARDLDGIVIDCRGLSARDEQSELRSVKGEMILIETGEVQLARPVRLIHPRWPLYVIPREDNLFMLGATSIEAEDTGVSVRSALELLGAAYAVHPAFGEARIVEFGSGLRPAFPDNLPRIGIRGDRIAVNGLYRHGFLLAPALAELTLGYVERGQIDNEVMRCA from the coding sequence ATGTTGCAGACGACCAAGCGACCGGATTCCCCGGTATCCATTTCTCCGGTATCCGTTATCGGTGCAGGCATAGCGGGAGCCTGGCAGGCGCTGTTGTTCGCGCAGGCCGGCCATTCCGTGACGTTACACGAGCGCGGTGACGCAGGGATGACCGATGCCACCAGCCATTGGGCCGGCGGCATGCTCGCGCCCTATTGCGAGGCGGAGGTCGCCGAGCCCGTCATCTCCAGGCTCGGCCTGCGCTCGCTCGACATCTGGCGGCGCGAGCTGCCCGATACGCCCTTCAACGGCTCGCTGGTCGTGGCGCATCCGCGCGAGCGCAATGACTTTGAGCGCTTTGCGCGGATGACCGAAGGCCATCGCCGGCTCGATGCCGCGGCGCTGGCGCAGCTCGAGCCCTCGCTGGAAGGCCGTTTCCGCGATGCGCTGTTCTTCCCGACCGAGGGGCATGTCGAGCCGCGCCGCGTGCTGCCGCAACTGCACGAGCGCATCGTTGCTGCCGGCGGCACCATCAAATTCTCCAGCGAGATTTCCGCGAGGGATCTCGACGGCATCGTGATCGACTGCCGCGGCCTGTCCGCGCGCGATGAACAGTCTGAGCTTCGCAGCGTCAAGGGCGAGATGATCCTGATCGAAACCGGCGAGGTGCAGCTGGCGCGTCCCGTGCGGCTGATCCATCCGCGCTGGCCGCTCTACGTGATCCCGCGCGAGGACAATCTGTTCATGCTGGGGGCGACCTCGATCGAGGCCGAGGATACCGGCGTCAGCGTGCGCTCGGCGCTGGAGCTGCTCGGCGCCGCCTATGCCGTGCATCCCGCCTTCGGCGAAGCCCGCATCGTCGAATTCGGCTCGGGCCTTCGCCCGGCTTTTCCCGACAATCTGCCACGCATCGGCATCCGTGGCGACAGGATCGCGGTCAATGGACTTTACCGCCACGGCTTCCTGCTCGCGCCGGCACTCGCCGAGCTGACGCTCGGCTATGTCGAGCGCGGCCAGATCGACAATGAGGTGATGCGATGCGCGTGA
- the thiS gene encoding sulfur carrier protein ThiS, whose protein sequence is MRVIVNGEQREVSSASVDALLSELDYEGTHFAIALNYDVVPKSRWAETSLKAGDEIEIITPRQGG, encoded by the coding sequence ATGCGCGTGATCGTGAACGGCGAGCAGCGCGAGGTGAGTTCGGCCAGCGTGGACGCGCTGCTCAGCGAGCTCGACTACGAGGGCACCCATTTCGCCATCGCGCTGAACTACGACGTGGTGCCGAAAAGCCGCTGGGCCGAGACCAGCCTCAAGGCCGGCGACGAAATCGAGATCATCACGCCGCGGCAGGGAGGGTGA
- a CDS encoding thiazole synthase, which yields MVTFYGKQFSSRLLIGSALYPSPAIMQGAIRASGANIVTVSLRRESAGGKTGDAFWKLIRELDVSVLPNTAGCRSVREAVTTAKLARELFATSWIKLEVIADNDTLQPDVVGLVEAAAILIKDGFEVFPYCTEDLSVANRLVDAGCKVVMPWAAPIGSAKGITNRDALKLLRERLPDITLVVDAGIGAPSHAAEALELGYDAVLLNTAIAKAADPVAMATAFRLGIEAGRTAYEAGLMNARDFASPSTPVVGTPFWHAVS from the coding sequence ATGGTGACCTTCTACGGCAAACAATTCTCCTCCCGCCTCCTGATCGGCAGTGCGCTCTATCCCTCGCCTGCGATCATGCAAGGCGCGATCCGGGCCTCGGGCGCGAACATCGTCACGGTGTCGCTGCGGCGCGAATCCGCCGGCGGCAAGACCGGGGATGCGTTCTGGAAGCTGATCCGCGAGCTCGACGTCAGCGTGCTGCCGAACACCGCCGGCTGCCGCAGCGTGCGCGAGGCCGTGACGACCGCAAAGCTCGCGCGCGAATTGTTTGCGACGTCATGGATCAAGCTCGAAGTCATCGCCGACAACGACACGCTCCAGCCCGATGTGGTCGGCCTGGTCGAAGCCGCAGCCATCCTGATCAAGGATGGTTTTGAGGTGTTCCCCTATTGCACCGAGGATCTCTCCGTCGCGAACCGCCTGGTCGATGCCGGCTGCAAGGTGGTGATGCCGTGGGCCGCGCCGATCGGCAGCGCCAAGGGCATCACCAACCGCGATGCGCTGAAACTGCTGCGCGAGCGGCTGCCCGACATCACGCTGGTGGTCGACGCCGGTATCGGCGCGCCCTCGCATGCGGCCGAAGCACTCGAGCTCGGCTACGACGCCGTGCTGCTCAACACTGCGATCGCAAAGGCCGCCGATCCCGTCGCCATGGCGACAGCCTTCCGTCTCGGCATCGAGGCCGGCCGCACCGCTTACGAAGCCGGGCTGATGAACGCTCGCGACTTCGCCTCCCCGTCCACCCCTGTCGTTGGGACCCCGTTCTGGCATGCCGTATCCTGA
- a CDS encoding thiamine phosphate synthase — translation MPYPDRFYPVVDSLAWVERLAKLGVGTIQLRAKDLNDAEALQIVTDALAITKGTQAKLVVNDYWRAAIVAGAKYLHLGQEDLVDADLKAIREAGMSLGVSTHDDDELATALDAKPDYVALGPIFFTTLKSMRFEPQGIPKITEWKQRIGSIPLVAIGGIKFEHAAEIFAAGADSIAVVSDVTQNADPDARVRQWLGLAVEAA, via the coding sequence ATGCCGTATCCTGATCGATTCTATCCCGTCGTCGACAGCCTCGCCTGGGTCGAGCGCCTGGCCAAGCTCGGCGTCGGCACGATTCAGCTGCGCGCGAAAGACCTCAACGACGCCGAGGCGCTGCAGATCGTCACCGATGCGCTGGCGATCACGAAAGGCACGCAAGCCAAGCTGGTCGTGAACGACTATTGGCGCGCGGCGATCGTCGCCGGCGCAAAATATCTGCATCTCGGCCAGGAGGATCTCGTGGACGCGGACCTCAAGGCGATCCGCGAGGCCGGCATGTCGCTGGGCGTCTCCACCCATGACGACGACGAGCTTGCGACTGCGCTCGACGCCAAGCCCGATTACGTCGCGCTCGGCCCGATCTTCTTCACCACGCTGAAATCGATGCGCTTCGAGCCGCAGGGCATTCCGAAGATCACGGAATGGAAGCAGCGCATCGGCTCGATCCCGCTGGTCGCGATCGGCGGCATCAAATTCGAGCACGCCGCGGAGATCTTTGCCGCGGGTGCGGATTCCATCGCTGTCGTCAGCGACGTCACCCAGAACGCCGACCCCGATGCGCGCGTGCGGCAATGGCTCGGCCTAGCGGTGGAGGCGGCATGA
- the thiC gene encoding phosphomethylpyrimidine synthase ThiC: MNIRSNPDKTVPAVTTGPLPSSRKIFASPDAAPELRVPLREIILSEGAGEPNLPVYDTSGPYTDPSVTIDVNAGLARGRKVWVLERGGVEEYEGRQIKPEDNGSISADKAARAFSAYHKPLRGLDGHKITQLEFARAGIITKEMIYVAARENLGRKQQLERAEAALADGESFGAEVPAFITPEFVRSEIARGRAIIPCNINHSELEPMIIGRNFLTKINANIGNSAVTSSVEEEVEKMVWAIRWGADTVMDLSTGRNIHTTREWILRNAPVPIGTVPIYQALEKCDGDPVKLTWELYKDTLIEQCEQGVDYFTIHAGVRLPYIHLTANRVTGIVSRGGSIMAKWCLAHHKESFLYTHFDEICDLMRKYDVSFSLGDGLRPGSIADANDRAQFAELETLGELTKIAWAKGCQVMIEGPGHVPMHKIKINMDKQLKECGEAPFYTLGPLTTDIAPGYDHITSGIGAAMIGWFGCAMLCYVTPKEHLGLPDRNDVKVGVITYKIAAHASDLAKGHPAAQLRDDALSRARFDFRWTDQFNLGLDPETAKNFHDETLPKEAHKVAHFCSMCGPKFCSMKITQDVRDYAATLNDPAAVGMSMSGTAEDGMARMSAKFKEMGESLYLDAEKVKESNRVL, encoded by the coding sequence ATGAACATCCGCTCCAACCCCGACAAGACCGTCCCCGCCGTCACCACCGGCCCCCTTCCCTCCTCGCGAAAAATCTTCGCCTCGCCCGATGCCGCGCCCGAGCTGCGCGTGCCTTTGCGCGAGATCATCCTGTCCGAAGGCGCCGGCGAGCCGAACCTGCCGGTCTACGACACCTCGGGCCCCTATACCGACCCAAGCGTGACCATCGACGTCAACGCCGGTCTTGCGCGTGGCCGCAAAGTCTGGGTGCTGGAGCGCGGCGGCGTCGAGGAATATGAGGGCCGGCAGATCAAGCCGGAGGACAATGGCAGCATCTCCGCCGATAAAGCCGCGCGCGCCTTCTCGGCCTATCACAAGCCGCTGCGCGGCCTCGACGGCCACAAGATCACGCAGCTCGAATTCGCCCGCGCCGGCATCATCACCAAGGAGATGATCTACGTCGCCGCCCGCGAAAACCTTGGCCGCAAGCAGCAGCTCGAGCGCGCGGAAGCAGCGCTGGCCGACGGCGAAAGCTTCGGCGCGGAGGTCCCCGCCTTCATCACGCCGGAGTTCGTGCGCAGCGAGATCGCGCGCGGCCGCGCCATCATCCCCTGCAACATCAACCACTCCGAGCTCGAGCCGATGATCATCGGCCGCAACTTCCTCACCAAGATCAACGCCAATATCGGCAACTCCGCCGTGACCTCGTCGGTCGAGGAAGAGGTCGAGAAGATGGTGTGGGCGATCCGCTGGGGCGCCGACACCGTGATGGACCTCTCGACCGGCCGCAACATCCACACCACGCGCGAGTGGATCCTGCGCAACGCGCCGGTGCCGATCGGCACCGTTCCGATTTATCAGGCGCTGGAGAAGTGCGACGGCGATCCGGTCAAGCTGACCTGGGAGCTCTACAAGGACACGCTGATCGAGCAGTGCGAGCAGGGCGTCGACTATTTCACCATTCACGCCGGCGTGCGCCTGCCCTACATCCACCTCACCGCCAACCGCGTCACCGGCATCGTCAGCCGCGGCGGCTCGATCATGGCGAAGTGGTGCCTGGCGCATCACAAGGAAAGCTTCCTCTACACGCATTTCGACGAGATCTGCGACCTCATGCGCAAATATGACGTCTCGTTCTCGCTCGGCGATGGTCTGCGTCCCGGCTCGATCGCCGACGCCAACGACCGCGCGCAGTTCGCGGAGCTGGAGACGCTCGGCGAGCTGACCAAGATCGCGTGGGCCAAGGGCTGCCAGGTCATGATCGAAGGCCCCGGCCACGTGCCGATGCACAAGATCAAGATCAACATGGACAAGCAGCTCAAGGAATGCGGCGAAGCCCCGTTCTACACGCTTGGACCCCTGACCACCGACATCGCGCCGGGCTATGACCACATCACCTCGGGCATCGGTGCGGCCATGATCGGCTGGTTCGGCTGCGCCATGCTCTGCTACGTCACGCCGAAGGAGCATCTCGGCCTGCCCGACCGCAACGACGTCAAGGTCGGCGTCATCACCTACAAGATCGCCGCGCATGCGAGCGACCTCGCCAAGGGCCACCCGGCCGCCCAGCTCCGCGACGACGCGCTCTCCCGCGCGCGTTTTGATTTCCGCTGGACCGACCAATTCAACCTCGGCCTCGACCCCGAGACCGCAAAAAACTTCCACGACGAGACCCTGCCGAAGGAAGCCCACAAGGTCGCCCATTTCTGCTCGATGTGCGGCCCAAAGTTCTGCTCGATGAAGATCACCCAGGACGTGCGGGATTACGCGGCGACGCTGAATGATCCGGCGGCGGTGGGGATGTCGATGAGCGGGACGGCCGAGGACGGCATGGCCAGGATGAGCGCGAAGTTCAAGGAGATGGGCGAGAGCTTGTATCTGGATGCGGAGAAGGTGAAGGAGAGCAATCGGGTGTTGTGA
- a CDS encoding DUF6429 family protein — translation MATNMDKIDDAALALLYLTLHDGDRAWKGFDWDVLGRLHDKGMIYDPVGKVKSVVFTHEGLERAKTLFKELFGE, via the coding sequence ATGGCGACTAACATGGACAAGATCGACGACGCGGCGCTGGCCTTACTTTATCTGACCTTGCACGATGGTGATCGGGCATGGAAGGGCTTTGACTGGGATGTGCTCGGTCGCCTGCATGACAAGGGGATGATCTACGATCCTGTTGGCAAGGTGAAGTCCGTGGTATTCACTCATGAAGGACTCGAACGAGCGAAGACGCTGTTCAAGGAATTGTTCGGAGAATAG
- a CDS encoding SDR family oxidoreductase, which yields MARELDGKVAAVTGAASGIGLASTEAMLAAGARVVMVDRDEAALTALGNKHGDAVIPLVVDLLDPKDCATLLPRVLEKAGQLDILHANAGAYVGGDLVDAETTAIDRMLNLNVNVVMKNVHDVLPHMIARRTGDIIVTSSLAAHFPTPWEPVYASSKWAINCFVQTVRRQVFKHGIRVGSISPGPVVTALLADWPPEKLQEARSSGSLLEASEVADVVMFMLTRPRGMTIRDVVIMPTNFDL from the coding sequence ATGGCAAGAGAATTGGACGGCAAGGTCGCTGCCGTGACCGGGGCCGCATCGGGCATCGGGCTCGCGAGCACTGAAGCAATGCTGGCCGCGGGCGCGCGCGTGGTGATGGTCGACCGCGACGAGGCTGCGCTGACGGCGCTTGGCAACAAGCATGGCGACGCCGTGATCCCGCTGGTCGTCGACCTCCTCGATCCCAAAGACTGCGCAACGTTGCTGCCGCGCGTTCTGGAGAAGGCGGGCCAGCTCGACATCCTGCATGCCAATGCGGGCGCCTATGTCGGCGGCGACCTCGTCGATGCCGAGACGACGGCGATCGACCGGATGCTGAATTTGAACGTCAACGTCGTGATGAAGAACGTGCACGACGTGCTGCCGCACATGATCGCGCGCCGGACCGGCGACATCATCGTCACGAGTTCGCTGGCGGCGCATTTTCCGACGCCCTGGGAGCCGGTCTATGCGTCGTCGAAATGGGCGATCAACTGCTTCGTCCAGACGGTGCGGCGCCAGGTCTTCAAGCACGGCATTCGCGTCGGCTCGATCTCGCCCGGCCCTGTCGTCACCGCGCTGCTCGCGGACTGGCCGCCCGAGAAGCTGCAGGAAGCGAGGAGTTCGGGCAGCCTGCTGGAGGCCAGCGAAGTTGCCGACGTGGTGATGTTCATGCTGACGCGGCCGCGCGGCATGACCATCCGCGACGTAGTCATAATGCCGACCAATTTCGATCTGTAG
- a CDS encoding VOC family protein, whose product MTSITPFLWFDNNVPAAVAFYKSVFPNARIETVSDFMAVFELEGQRFHALNGGPQHRFNEAVSFFISVETQAEVDYFWSRLIADGGEESRCGWLKDKFGLSWQVVPKALGRYLGDSDRTKANRVMQAMMGMRKIVIAELDRAYAG is encoded by the coding sequence ATGACCTCCATCACGCCGTTCCTCTGGTTCGACAACAACGTCCCCGCAGCCGTCGCGTTCTACAAATCGGTGTTTCCCAACGCTAGGATCGAGACCGTCAGCGACTTCATGGCGGTGTTCGAGCTCGAAGGCCAGCGCTTCCACGCCCTCAACGGCGGGCCGCAACATCGCTTCAACGAGGCGGTGTCGTTCTTCATCAGCGTGGAGACGCAGGCAGAGGTCGACTATTTCTGGAGCCGGTTGATTGCGGATGGTGGCGAAGAATCCCGCTGCGGCTGGCTCAAGGACAAATTTGGTCTGTCCTGGCAGGTGGTGCCGAAGGCGCTTGGCCGCTACCTCGGCGATTCCGACCGCACCAAAGCGAACCGCGTCATGCAGGCCATGATGGGGATGCGGAAGATCGTGATTGCGGAGTTGGATAGGGCGTATGCGGGGTGA